One part of the Cystobacter ferrugineus genome encodes these proteins:
- a CDS encoding M28 family peptidase, producing the protein MKQSSSAMKTWTLALAVCVLVLGIVRASDRLPAPRGLDTPADAFSEARAWPVLLELSRGPRVAGTPEQARAAEYLAAQLRAIPGLEVEVQRAQGTWFNGWTTVDYRALNVLAHLPGEIPDEAVLLGAHHDSSYLGVGAGDNALAVAAAVEVMRALAAGPRPARTVLLGLNGAEEPGFLGAAGLLQHPWARQTKVFLNLDAAGPRGRSILFRASPSQPWLLEAYARAAPHPLGSVMGQDIIEIVPSDTDFRVFTERGLPGLDTALFQDGYAYHTPLDRLERLEPGSLQHVGDNTLALVRELARGPRPGEDTPGSSTYYDVLGLGMIAYGRATALAFMGLSGLLVLAALGVAWRSAGVSPGRILGALGGVLLAVGLALLPPVLGALLLGFGLGRPHGWYATPWLGVATFGALALCTVLGTRVLAERRRSVDAPEARRAALARAGGVLLFWLLVSSALLAGGLGVAYLGPWWTLPGAVALVVACRHPSLSGGALVLASLPGLLVTTQAAALLLELFVPVAGRLMVGFPVDAAIALLVALPTALAALPLWVAVAAQVRPGRVAAGLAVLGGVGLGALALTPPYTPERPRRLILTHVEHEDGSELELEAEDGLELGEDVPGLSEEQRRSETARLPATKPGVEPLPLSVEVVDSGPSRRTATVRWRGAPGASLTLRLPRESIDRWTLSSGTSTPEGTGPEVALRVVTPPSEEWTGQLELRGDAPVTLQVRELHPGHGTPETAALKQRLPAWVTPEEDFVRVRRLPLQPGAR; encoded by the coding sequence ATGAAGCAGTCAAGCTCCGCGATGAAGACCTGGACCCTCGCCCTGGCCGTGTGCGTCCTGGTGCTGGGCATCGTCCGGGCGTCGGATCGGCTGCCGGCGCCCCGCGGACTCGACACGCCCGCGGACGCCTTCTCCGAGGCACGCGCCTGGCCCGTGCTGCTCGAGCTCTCGCGAGGCCCGCGTGTGGCCGGCACTCCGGAGCAGGCACGCGCCGCCGAGTACCTCGCCGCGCAACTGCGCGCCATTCCCGGCCTCGAGGTCGAGGTGCAGCGCGCGCAAGGCACGTGGTTCAACGGATGGACGACCGTGGACTACCGCGCGCTCAACGTCCTCGCGCACCTGCCCGGAGAAATCCCCGACGAAGCGGTGCTGCTGGGCGCGCACCATGACTCGTCGTACCTGGGCGTGGGCGCGGGAGACAACGCGCTCGCCGTGGCCGCCGCGGTGGAGGTGATGCGGGCGCTCGCCGCTGGGCCGCGGCCCGCCCGCACCGTGCTGCTCGGGCTCAACGGCGCCGAGGAACCAGGGTTCCTCGGCGCGGCCGGGCTCCTCCAGCACCCCTGGGCACGGCAGACCAAGGTCTTCCTCAACCTCGACGCGGCGGGGCCTCGCGGCCGCTCCATCCTCTTTCGCGCCAGCCCCTCCCAACCCTGGCTCCTCGAGGCCTACGCGCGCGCGGCCCCCCACCCGCTCGGCTCCGTGATGGGGCAGGACATCATCGAGATCGTCCCCTCCGACACCGACTTCCGCGTCTTCACCGAGCGCGGGCTGCCGGGCCTGGACACCGCCCTCTTCCAGGACGGCTACGCCTACCACACGCCCCTGGACCGGCTGGAGCGCCTCGAGCCGGGAAGCCTCCAGCACGTGGGCGACAACACCCTCGCGCTCGTGCGCGAGTTGGCCCGGGGACCCCGGCCGGGCGAGGACACCCCGGGCTCCAGCACCTACTACGACGTGCTCGGCCTGGGGATGATCGCCTACGGCCGCGCCACGGCCCTCGCCTTCATGGGGCTCTCGGGGCTGCTCGTCCTCGCCGCGCTCGGCGTGGCCTGGCGCTCGGCGGGAGTGTCGCCCGGAAGGATACTGGGAGCGCTTGGCGGCGTGCTGCTCGCCGTGGGACTGGCGCTGCTTCCTCCCGTGCTGGGCGCGCTCCTGCTCGGCTTCGGCCTGGGCCGTCCCCATGGCTGGTACGCCACGCCCTGGCTGGGAGTGGCCACCTTCGGCGCGCTCGCGCTCTGCACGGTGCTGGGCACCCGGGTGCTGGCGGAGCGGCGCCGGAGCGTGGATGCCCCCGAGGCCCGGCGGGCGGCGCTGGCCCGGGCCGGGGGCGTGCTCCTCTTCTGGCTGCTGGTGTCCTCGGCGCTCCTGGCCGGGGGACTGGGCGTGGCCTACCTCGGCCCGTGGTGGACCCTGCCCGGGGCGGTGGCGCTCGTCGTGGCGTGCCGGCATCCGAGCCTCTCGGGGGGAGCGCTCGTCCTGGCCTCCCTTCCGGGCCTGCTCGTCACCACGCAGGCCGCCGCGCTGCTCTTGGAGCTGTTCGTCCCCGTGGCCGGCAGGCTCATGGTGGGCTTTCCCGTGGATGCCGCCATCGCCCTCCTGGTGGCACTGCCCACCGCGCTCGCCGCCCTCCCCCTCTGGGTGGCCGTGGCGGCCCAGGTGCGCCCGGGACGGGTGGCCGCGGGGCTCGCCGTCCTCGGCGGGGTGGGTCTGGGCGCGCTCGCGCTGACGCCTCCCTACACCCCGGAGCGGCCCCGGCGGCTGATCCTCACGCACGTGGAGCACGAGGATGGCTCCGAGCTGGAGCTGGAGGCGGAGGATGGGCTCGAGCTCGGCGAGGACGTGCCCGGGCTGTCCGAGGAGCAGCGGCGCTCGGAGACGGCCCGGCTCCCGGCCACGAAGCCCGGCGTGGAGCCGCTTCCCCTCTCGGTGGAGGTCGTGGACTCGGGGCCTTCCCGGCGGACGGCCACCGTGCGCTGGCGCGGGGCACCGGGTGCCTCGCTCACCCTTCGCCTCCCCCGCGAGTCCATCGACCGCTGGACGCTGTCCTCCGGGACCTCCACGCCGGAGGGGACGGGGCCGGAGGTGGCGCTGCGCGTGGTGACGCCCCCCTCGGAAGAGTGGACGGGCCAACTCGAGCTGCGGGGTGACGCCCCGGTGACACTCCAGGTGCGCGAGCTTCACCCGGGCCACGGGACACCGGAGACCGCGGCACTGAAGCAGCGTCTGCCCGCGTGGGTGACACCGGAGGAAGACTTCGTCCGGGTGCGCCGGCTTCCTCTCCAGCCCGGCGCGAGGTGA